CGCCTTCTACGAGGAGGACGAACGCATCCTGGGACACGCCGCGGACCCGTACCACCGCATCGACATCCGCGACACCTCCCGCAGCCTGGAAGTCCGCCTCGGCGACACCGTGATCGCCCGCTCCGAACACCCCGTGGTGCTCTTCGAGTCCGGATTCGCCCCGCGCTGGTACGTCCGGCGGGCCGACATCGACCAGGCCCAGCTGCGCCCCGTCGACGGCCAGACCTTCTGCCCCTACAAGGGCCTGTGCGATTACTACGACATCGGCGAGGCGCGTCGCGCCGCCTGGTCGTACCGCAACGCTTACCAGGAGGTCGGACGGGTCAGCGACCTGGTGTCCTTCGAGCCGGACAAGGTCGAGGTCTACCTCGATGGCAAGCACCTGCATCTCGAGCCCGGGCAGAACGTCGTACCTCACGGCGTCGACCGCGGCCTGGATGTCGACGAGATGTTCACGCTGCGGCGGGCGAGGTCGAGGACGGCATGAGTGTGGAGTTTGCCCTCTTCCGGCACTTCCCGGACAAGCGCGAGGAGGCGCTGGTGCAGCGCGGTGTCGCACTCCGGCCGGCCTGGCAGCACAGGCACAGCCGCAGCTGATAGCGGCCTGCCGCGGCCACCGATCACCCGCCGGCGGCCGGAGTGCGGCACTCCCATGCAGCAGCTGCCGTCAAAATTGCCGGTTGTCGGCCTGCCCTCCTCCCCGGCCCCGCACTCACTGACCTGCACCGACGCTACGTCAGTTCCCATCCAGCGCTGCCTTGTCAGTCCAAGGAAGCAAGATCCACCATTCCCATCAAGACGCTGCAGATTCCGACCGAGGTCCTGGTGACCGACGCGCCCGACGGCATCCACGGCTTCACCATGTCCGACACCGACGCCTTCAACCCCTCCGCGCTGCAACGCCACTGGGACCGCCTGCTCTCCCTCTCCTCGACCGCGCCCTTACCAACAGCTGAGGCGCGGCGGGGACCCCGGCGCGGCTGCCGTCGAAGGCGGTCCTGATCGGCCTACTTGGATTCGACACGTCCGAACGGGTTGGAGCCGGCTGTCAGTGCGTCACGCGCTGCCTGCCAGGCGGAGTCCGCGGGGTAGAGCTGGGTGCGGAGGTAGGCCCAGGTGAGCCGGCCTACCGCCGCCACCCGTTCGGGGTTTTCGTCCGTGGTCTCGGCGGCGTCATATCCGGAGATCCCGCCGAGTCCGTGCTCGGCGTCGAAGAGGGTGAGCAGGCTCTTGGGGCCGGGAGCGAGGTGGTAGGGGTCGGCGTGCCAGTCCGGGCCCATGTCCGTGAAGTGCCGGGAGTCGTCCTTGTCGCCGGCGACGACCAGCGCGGGTGTGGTCATCGTGGAGAAGTCCATCGTGCGGAAGAACGACGCGGTCTGCGCCCGTGGCCCGTTCAGGGCATCGCCTCTGCCGGGTGCTGCCAGCAGCACACCCGCCTTGATCCGGGGCTCGATGAGGTTCGCTTCCTTTCCGTCGTCGGGGTCGGTGAGCCGTGCGCCCAGCAGGAGACTGGCCGTGTGGCCGCCGAGCGAGTGTCCGGCGACGGCGACCCTGCTGTGGTCCATGCGCCCGGCGAGCTGCGGCACGGTGCCCTCGATCACGTCGAGGAGGTCGATGATGTGCTTCATGTCCTCGGCGCGTGAGCGCCAGAACAGGGATGCTCCGGCGGTGCCGGTGTGCAGATGACTCAGTGTCCTGGAGCTGAGGTGGGTGGGCTGGATGACGACGAAGCCGTGTGCCGCCCAGAAGTTGGCGAGCGGCGCGTAGCCGTTCAGCGAGGAGAGGTGGTTCGAGGAGCCGTGACCGTGGGAGAGGAGGAGGACGGGCAGGTCGGTTCCGGTCACGGGTGCGGAGACGCGCGCCTGAAGGTCCACGGGGCGTCCGGGCACGGGCAGCACCAGCGGACTGAACGAGAGGACGGGAGTGGGCGAGCCGAAGGCGTCGGCGGTGGAAGTCGTTGTGGTCACGATGTGCAGGTCCTTTCGACGGCGCCTGCTGTCGGCCGGCGGCAGGCAGGCGCGCGGGAGCGTCCGGCTTCGGCTAGAGTGAGAAGCGGATCGCTGTTCCGCTTAAAACATACGGAACACTGTTCCGCTTCGTCAACGGTCATCATCGGAAGGAGTGCGTGGTGCCCCCTGCAGGCCAGTCCGGGCAGGTGCCGGCCCGTAGCAAGCGGGCCGATGCGCGGCGCAACCAGCAGACGCTGCTCGCTGCCGCCGCCGAGGTGTTCGTCACCTCCGGCATCGATGCGCCGATCCGTGAGATCGCGGCCAAAGCCGGCGTCGGGCTGGGGACGATCTACCGTCACTTCCCGACACGTGCGGATCTGGTCGTCGCCGTCTTCCGCCACCAGGTCGAGGCATGCGCCGAGGCCGGCCCGAACCTGCTGGCCAGTGCCGACTCCCCTCTCGCAGCGCTGCGTCAGTGGATCGACCTCTTCGTCGACTTCCTGGTCACCAAGCACGGACTCGCCAACGCGCCGCAGTCGGACAGCAGCGGCTTCACCGCGCTGCACACCTACTTCGTCGACCGCCTGGAGCCCGTCTGCGCGCAACTGCTCGGCGCCGCGGTCGACGCCGGCGAGATCCGGCCGGGTACGCAGCCGTACGAGCTCATGCGCGGCATCGGCAATCTCTGCATCGGACGTGACGACGACCCCCGCTACGATCCCCGCCGATTGATCGACCTGCTTCTCCGGGGACTGCAGCGCCCGCAGTCATCCTGAGCCTCGACGACAGGGCACCACGCGGCCCGAAGCCCGTGCCCCGCTGCCGGCCGAACAGACCCCGAGAGGCCGGCCCGGCCAGGGAACTCCCTGGCTTCCTCACCCGGTGGGCGGGGTGAGAACGGTGCGGTCGAACGGCCCGCCATGCGCGGCGGCGTACTCGATGGCGTCGTTGACGGCGGCGAGGGGAAAGGTTCGTACCCGTTCGGGATCGAGGTCGAGCGCACGCGAGGCGACGAGTCGGATCAGGCCGGCGTTCGCCGAGCGCGGATACATCCACTGCCCCCGCACGGTGACCGAGTTGCGCATGATCCACGGGTAGGGAAGGGCGAGGTCCGTACCGCCGAGCATGCCGACGCCGCCCATGAGGACGACGCGGCCGTACTCGCGAACGGTCATGGCCGCCGCCCGCACCGCCGAGCTCGGGCGGCGGGCGGGAGGAGATCGATCACCACGTCTATCGGGCCGTCGGCGGCAGCGCGCATGGCCGCGCGGTCGGTCGTCTCGTCCCCGGTCAGTTCCACCGGACGTACCCGCTCGCCGAACCGGTCGGCGAGCGGGCTCAGCACGGCACGGTTGCGGCCCGGCGCGATCACCCGACCCGCGCCCATCGCGAGTGCCACGGCGACCGCGGCGCTGCCCAGGTTGCCGGTGGCCCCGCTGACGAGCAGCGTCTCGCCGGCTGCGAGGCCGCCCGCCAGCAATCCTCCGTAAGGGATGGCGTACACCCCGAGGGAGGACCAGCGCGCCGGGTTGTCCCCCGCTTCCGTGGGCAGTGGATGGACGTTTTCCGTGGGCACCCGCATGAACTCGGCGAACGACCCGTCGTGCAGGTGCCGGGCGAGCCTGGCGCCGCCGGTGCCGCGGGAGCTCCAGCCCTGCAGCATGATGTCGGGGGTCAGCGCGTCGTCGCGCGAGCGGACCGTGCAGTCGCACCACACCAGGTCGCCGACGCGCAGCCGGGTGGCGTCCGGGCCGACGTGCACGATCCGTCCCACGCCACCGGGGCCCGGGACGACGGGGAGTTCGAGGGCGTACCGGCGCCGACCGCCGAAGACCTCCTCGGCGTACGGGAGGACACAGGACGCAAGGACCTGGACCACCACCTCGCCGCCGCCCGGCTGGGGATCGGGTATCTGCTGCACCGTGAGCGGGGCACCGAACTCTGTCAGGACTGCTGCTCGCATCTGCCGGCCTCCTTGAGGGTCGGTCTTGAGGCTAGGAGCGAGACGGGCATGCGCCCAGCGACGATCCGGCATCCGTGGTATGCGTAGTGCGCATGGACTTCTCCAGTACGGCTCTGCGGGTTCTGCGGCAGGTCGCCGAGTCGGGCAGCTTCACCGCGGCTGCCTCGCAGCTCGGCTACACCCAGTCGGCGATCTCACGCCAGGCGGCGGCCCTGGAACGGAGCGCGGGCGCCGTCCTGTTCGAGCGCCGCTTCGACGGGGTGCACCTCACGCCCGCCGGCCTCACCCTGCTGCGGTACGCCCGCACGATCCTGGACTCCGTCGCGGCGGCCGAACAGGAGCTCGCCGGCTCCTCCTCACGAACGGAAGTGGTCCGGCTGGGGATGTTCCCCAGCGCCGGGGCCGTGCTCCTGCCGGGCCTGCTCAAACGCCTTGCGACAACCGGCCCGCACATCACCGTCACGACGCGCGAGGGAACCACACCCCGCGTGCTCAGGGCCCTGCGCGCGGGCTCGATCGACATCGCCGTACTGACCTCCCGCCCGCCGCACCGGCCGTCGGACGGCGAGTCCCCCCGACTGCACATCGAAACGGTCGAGGACACCGAACTGCTCCTAGGAGCGCCGACCACCGGCATGTTCGCCGGGCGAACCGCGGTGCACGTCGACGAACTCGTCGATGCCCCTTGGATCTCCACTCCGTCATCTGGTGCCGAACCTCAGCTCGGCGTCTGGCCGGGCCTGCCCGGGCGGCCTCGTATCGTCCACCACACGAGCGACTGGCTGACGAAACTGCAGCTGGTTGCCGACGGGTTCGGTGTGACCACCGTTCCGGCCCGCATGTCAGCGGTGCTACCGAACGGTGTGAGCCTGCTGCGCGTGGACGGCGTACCCCCCGAGATCCGCCGAGTCCTCGTGGCCCGGCTTCCCGGGCGACCGGCCCCCGCAATCGCGACTGTCATCCGAGCGATCGCCCCGGCCTCCACCCCCGCACGGTGATTCCCTGCCTGGTCAGGCCAATCCCCGGCGGCACGCTGGGGCTGACGTGCTCCACGGTCACGGCCAGGTCCCAGATGACCAGCCGGTGATGAACACCGGGGCGATGACCAGGTTCTGCACGACCGGGCGGCGCGCTCGGCGGGAGAGACGGACGACAGCGGGGATGGTCGCTCGCTCGTCGCGGACCACGACCGCATCGGCGGTCTCCAGGGCCAGCCCGGAGCCGGCCCGACCTGCGTCGACTCCGTCGCCGACCAGCAACACCTACGGCCGGCTTGGCCTCCTCCAGCACCGATGGCATCCGGCTTCTCCACGGCCACCGAGTTCAGCGGCCGGCGCATTTGTTCGGCAGGGCTGTTCCGGCGACCGGACAATGGCCGGAGACGATCTACTTGAGGGGTGGCGTGGGTCCGTAGCGTGGCCTGGTACGGGGGCGGCCAGACGGGGTGACAGTGTGGCGGGACGTCGTGAGGGGCCGGTGGATCCCGGGGCGGGCCCAGTGCAGCGGTTCGCGTTCGAGTTGCGCAAACTGCGAGCAGAGGCGGGCGGGATCACCTACCGGGTGCTGGCGCAGCGGGCCGGGTATTCGGTCACGACGCTGTCGCAGGCAGCGGCCGGCGAGCAGTTGCCCACCCTGACGGTGGCGTTGGCCTACGTGCAAGCCTGCGGGGGCGACCCGGTGGAGTGGGAGGCCCGGTGGAAACAGGCCTCGGACGAGGCTGCCGTCTTGGGCCCGGAGGGGGACGGAGAGCACACGGAGCCTCCGTACAAGGGGCTGGCACGGTTCGAGACGGGCGACGACGGTCTGTTTTTCGGCCGCGACCGGCTCACCGCTGACCTGCTGGAACTGTTACGTCGACGGCGCTTCGCGGCCGTGTTCGGCCCGTCCGGCAGCGGCAAGTCCTCCCTCCTGCGCGCCGGCCTCGTCCCCACCCTCCGGCACACCCAGGATGCCGGCCTGCGCCCGGCCGCGATCCGCATACTCGCGCCCGGTGACCGCCCGGCCTACACCCACGCCCACGTGTTCGAACCCAGCGACACCACTCCTGGCATGGGTGCCGCCGAGGCGGACACGCTCATCGTCGTCGACCAGTTCGAGGAGATCTTCACCCTCTGCCAGGACCCCGAAGAACGTGCCCGTTTCATCGACGCGTTGCTGACCGCTCGTCGGCCCGAGAACCGATTACGGGTCCTCGTCGCCGTGCGCGCCGACTTCTACGGCCACTGCGCCGGACACCGCGGCCTCGCCGAAGCCCTGCGCGACGCCCAACTGCTCGCGGGCCCCATGAGCCCGGCCGAGCTGCGTGACGTCATCGTCAGACCCGCTGCCGCGGCCGGCCTGACCGTGGAACGGGCCTTGACCTCCCGGCTGGTCCAGGAGGTCGCCGACGCCCCGGGCGGACTGCCGCTGTTGTCGCACGTACTGCTGGAGACCTGGCGCCGCCGCCGCGGCAAGACGCTCACCACGGCCGGCTACGAAGCCGCCGGTGGCCTCGCCGGCGCCATCGCCAAGACCGCCGAAGGTGTCTACAGCCACTTCACCCGGGACCAGGCCGACGCGGCGCGCCGCGTACTGCTGCGCCTGGTCACCCCGGGCGATGGCACCCCCGACACCCGCAGACCCGCCGAACGGGAGGAACTGCGGGACATCGGGGGACCCAGTACCGCTCAGGTTCTGGAGGCTCTCACCCGCGCGCGACTGCTCACCCAGGACGACGACACCGTGGACCTGGCCCACGAG
Above is a genomic segment from Streptomyces fodineus containing:
- a CDS encoding alpha/beta hydrolase family protein; this translates as MTTTTSTADAFGSPTPVLSFSPLVLPVPGRPVDLQARVSAPVTGTDLPVLLLSHGHGSSNHLSSLNGYAPLANFWAAHGFVVIQPTHLSSRTLSHLHTGTAGASLFWRSRAEDMKHIIDLLDVIEGTVPQLAGRMDHSRVAVAGHSLGGHTASLLLGARLTDPDDGKEANLIEPRIKAGVLLAAPGRGDALNGPRAQTASFFRTMDFSTMTTPALVVAGDKDDSRHFTDMGPDWHADPYHLAPGPKSLLTLFDAEHGLGGISGYDAAETTDENPERVAAVGRLTWAYLRTQLYPADSAWQAARDALTAGSNPFGRVESK
- a CDS encoding TetR/AcrR family transcriptional regulator, which gives rise to MPPAGQSGQVPARSKRADARRNQQTLLAAAAEVFVTSGIDAPIREIAAKAGVGLGTIYRHFPTRADLVVAVFRHQVEACAEAGPNLLASADSPLAALRQWIDLFVDFLVTKHGLANAPQSDSSGFTALHTYFVDRLEPVCAQLLGAAVDAGEIRPGTQPYELMRGIGNLCIGRDDDPRYDPRRLIDLLLRGLQRPQSS
- a CDS encoding LysR family transcriptional regulator, with product MDFSSTALRVLRQVAESGSFTAAASQLGYTQSAISRQAAALERSAGAVLFERRFDGVHLTPAGLTLLRYARTILDSVAAAEQELAGSSSRTEVVRLGMFPSAGAVLLPGLLKRLATTGPHITVTTREGTTPRVLRALRAGSIDIAVLTSRPPHRPSDGESPRLHIETVEDTELLLGAPTTGMFAGRTAVHVDELVDAPWISTPSSGAEPQLGVWPGLPGRPRIVHHTSDWLTKLQLVADGFGVTTVPARMSAVLPNGVSLLRVDGVPPEIRRVLVARLPGRPAPAIATVIRAIAPASTPAR